ATGGAGCCGGACGTTGACGCGACAGATGCGCTATATTGAGAACCAGGGCCTCATCGGCCGAATGCTAAAGCATCCTGCTCGACGGGCGCGGTTGCCGATCGTCGAGCTTGCTGATTAAAAGTTACTACCTGCCCGAATTGCTCACCAGTTTTTTTTTAACGTGGTGCCGGGTGCAATGCTCACGCTCGTGTGAGCATGTCTTCGCCCCACAATTGCTTCACATGCCCGCCTAACTACGGAAGCCTGCATGCCAATCAAGGGCGAGCGCGGCCCTGGAAACAGAAAGCGGCGGCGCCGCCCTAACGTTGCATGGCAGCGGTTACTGCCGCATCGAGCTCCTTGAGCCCTTCCTGGCGATCGACCTCATAATAGCCGACATGGTAATGCGCGATCCGACCGTCGCGCCCCACGACGATCACCAAGGGCAGAGTCGCACCGACGAGCCGGGGGTCGCCGACCGCTTTGATGCCGGCGCCGCTATCGAGAACCAAGGGGTAGCTAAGGTTCATGAATGCCTTCAGCTTGCGAATCCCTGAAAGAGCGTCGCGGCGGTCCGCGTCGTCCTTGAGACGCCCATCGACGGCGACACCATAGACTTTCAGCCCTTGGTCTTTGCGCTTCTGATAAAGGAACTCCAGATACCCGACCTGGCCGTAGGGTTCCTTGAGCGGCACGTCGCGATAGTCCCAAAAGTGCAGCACGGTCACCTGTCCGGCCAAATCGTCCTGCGAGAGTGTGCCACCGGCTAGGCCCGGCAACGAAATCGCCGGGAGTGGCTGTCCTTGGAATTTGGCCATGAGGCCCGTGACTTCGCCGGCTCGCCCCCCTTGCAGTTGCACGTCACGCGCCGCGACCCCGATCAGTCGCGCTAGTGGTCCACCGGCGGCCAGTTTCTCCAACTCGGGTAGCGCTGCTGAGAGCAATGCAATCTCCGCGGGCGTCCAATCCGTATTGACCGATTGAGGTGGCCGGGGCAGCTTCGCGCGCAGCGCCAACATGCTGCCGAAGACCTCGAAGGTAGCCTTCTGTTGCGTGGCATCCGGCCGATTGATTTCGGCGAGCTTCATCTCCAATGCGTACTCGGTCCCCTTGTTCATGAAGACACGCTCGGCGAGAGATACTAACAGTGGCGACGCTTTGTCGACGAGCATCGTCTGCTTAACGCCATAGTCGTTGCCGACACGAACCTGCCAGGTGTCG
This Pirellulales bacterium DNA region includes the following protein-coding sequences:
- a CDS encoding TlpA disulfide reductase family protein, giving the protein MLAHLLAVLFVFPVEISANPGIEPGQQIVYHGNVTQRVVGPEQGTPQQKGFDLTWFVAEADASGAKLDWLVEERGRGALPWVERFGQLNLDARGVPQGASKPSLWFDYGEGESAISLPLPLVSLDQPLAKGLKWSDAGQKFDVLGEEKSDGRDTWQVRVGNDYGVKQTMLVDKASPLLVSLAERVFMNKGTEYALEMKLAEINRPDATQQKATFEVFGSMLALRAKLPRPPQSVNTDWTPAEIALLSAALPELEKLAAGGPLARLIGVAARDVQLQGGRAGEVTGLMAKFQGQPLPAISLPGLAGGTLSQDDLAGQVTVLHFWDYRDVPLKEPYGQVGYLEFLYQKRKDQGLKVYGVAVDGRLKDDADRRDALSGIRKLKAFMNLSYPLVLDSGAGIKAVGDPRLVGATLPLVIVVGRDGRIAHYHVGYYEVDRQEGLKELDAAVTAAMQR